The Streptomyces sp. NBC_00440 genome contains a region encoding:
- a CDS encoding S8 family serine peptidase translates to MPPRLAQLPATAALVTLLAGAATVAGTAAPAVADDSPTLPAVSSAPPAAGGCVRPSKKHSDLTPWPQRYIAPSRAWPSARGAGVTVAVVDTGVDAGGAPALAGRVTAGPDVVSGGTAGKDCVGHGTFVAGIVAAGQKSGVGFAGVAPDARILAVRVTGADGSATADKVAAGIRAAVAGGARVVDVPLALNRGSASLTSAVRDAVRHDALVVAPAYGPSNSSGEAAPAAYPAALPGVLAVAALTPGGGPDQRAAPATAPGIAAPGTSLMSIGPGGGGHFSGSGADLATGFVAGTAALVDSYRPGLTAQQLTDRLTSTAYPGAAGTRSLTGAGTVDPAGAVTAVLPTSAPRPARPEPAPQLAASTGHSAHAGAVAVAGGAAGLIALTAFFAVVLPRARRRGWRAGV, encoded by the coding sequence ATGCCGCCCCGCCTCGCTCAACTCCCGGCCACAGCCGCCCTCGTCACGCTCCTCGCGGGCGCGGCCACCGTCGCGGGGACGGCCGCTCCCGCGGTGGCCGACGACTCCCCGACGCTGCCCGCCGTCTCGTCCGCGCCGCCCGCGGCGGGCGGTTGTGTCCGGCCGTCGAAGAAGCACTCCGACCTGACTCCCTGGCCGCAGCGGTACATCGCGCCCTCCCGGGCCTGGCCCTCCGCGCGCGGCGCCGGGGTGACCGTCGCCGTGGTCGACACCGGGGTCGATGCCGGCGGGGCACCCGCGCTGGCGGGGCGGGTGACCGCCGGGCCCGATGTCGTGTCGGGCGGGACCGCGGGCAAGGACTGCGTCGGGCACGGCACCTTCGTGGCGGGGATCGTCGCGGCCGGGCAGAAGTCCGGCGTCGGGTTCGCAGGGGTCGCGCCCGACGCGCGGATCCTGGCGGTCCGGGTGACCGGCGCGGACGGGTCGGCGACCGCCGACAAGGTGGCCGCCGGAATCCGGGCGGCGGTGGCGGGCGGGGCCCGGGTGGTGGATGTGCCGCTCGCGCTGAACCGCGGCAGCGCCTCGCTCACCTCGGCGGTACGGGATGCGGTGCGGCACGACGCACTGGTCGTGGCCCCGGCGTACGGGCCGAGCAACTCGTCCGGGGAGGCGGCACCGGCCGCCTATCCGGCAGCGCTGCCGGGCGTGCTGGCCGTCGCCGCGCTCACCCCCGGGGGTGGCCCCGACCAGAGGGCCGCGCCCGCGACGGCCCCCGGCATCGCGGCCCCCGGCACCAGTCTCATGAGCATCGGCCCGGGCGGAGGCGGGCACTTCAGCGGCAGCGGCGCCGACCTGGCGACCGGTTTCGTGGCGGGTACGGCCGCACTGGTGGACAGCTACCGTCCCGGCCTGACCGCCCAGCAGCTCACGGACCGGCTGACGTCGACGGCGTACCCGGGGGCGGCTGGCACCCGGTCGCTGACGGGCGCCGGAACGGTCGACCCGGCGGGCGCGGTGACAGCCGTACTGCCCACGTCGGCGCCCCGCCCCGCACGCCCCGAACCCGCACCGCAGCTCGCGGCCAGTACCGGGCACAGCGCCCACGCGGGCGCGGTCGCTGTGGCCGGTGGCGCGGCGGGGCTCATCGCGCTGACGGCGTTCTTCGCGGTGGTGCTCCCGCGTGCACGGCGCCGGGGCTGGCGCGCGGGGGTCTGA
- a CDS encoding erythromycin esterase family protein, whose amino-acid sequence MIGNGKRLAAAALALAATLAPAAAAYAAPAASAPAVASAPVRALDRIAHPLRSTEPGAGTADLHALGVMAGDAKVVGVGEATHGSHEFFALKDRVFRYLVEQKGFTTFALEISWSAGMRIDDYLQHGDGDRDARQVVHEVMAGSPWDREEFVTLVRWMRDHNRRHPDRPVHFLGDDIGAPKLDEQVFDSVTDYVRRTRPESLPRLNEILTGLRPLDDAIAYLNRPLAERQQNAAKARQVLELVQGQRSGGGDNYEFALQNARNIAQTYTFLTVDPGDQESLTAMERYRDQVMAETTAWWQRHTGGRILLSAHDDHAGYVASDPTTYPKTQGSFLRDTLGADYLAIGTTFDRGAFLSKDEALGGEWKKFTVGPAGPGTNEYTLDQVRYRDYYADLRKAPAAARSWLDISRPTYNVGTQYPNDKTPEIAVGRAYDVLVHLHTVREAGKL is encoded by the coding sequence ATGATCGGCAACGGGAAGCGGCTCGCGGCAGCGGCTCTCGCCCTGGCCGCGACGCTGGCCCCCGCGGCGGCCGCGTACGCAGCGCCGGCGGCGTCCGCACCGGCCGTCGCGTCGGCCCCCGTCCGCGCACTGGACCGGATCGCCCATCCGCTGCGGTCGACGGAGCCGGGCGCCGGCACGGCCGACCTGCACGCCCTGGGGGTGATGGCCGGCGACGCCAAGGTGGTCGGCGTGGGCGAGGCCACGCACGGCTCGCACGAGTTCTTCGCCCTGAAGGACCGGGTCTTCCGCTACCTCGTGGAGCAGAAGGGATTCACCACCTTCGCCCTGGAGATCAGCTGGTCGGCGGGTATGCGGATCGACGACTACCTCCAGCACGGCGACGGTGACCGCGACGCGCGGCAGGTCGTGCACGAGGTGATGGCCGGATCTCCCTGGGACCGCGAGGAGTTCGTGACCCTCGTCCGGTGGATGCGCGACCACAACCGCCGGCACCCCGACCGCCCGGTCCACTTCCTGGGCGACGACATCGGTGCGCCCAAGCTCGACGAGCAGGTCTTCGACAGCGTCACCGACTACGTACGGCGGACCCGTCCGGAGTCCCTGCCGCGCCTGAACGAGATCCTCACCGGTCTGCGCCCGCTCGACGACGCCATCGCCTATCTGAACCGGCCGCTCGCGGAGCGGCAGCAGAACGCGGCCAAGGCGCGGCAAGTACTCGAACTCGTACAAGGCCAGAGGTCGGGGGGCGGCGACAACTACGAGTTCGCCCTGCAGAACGCCCGTAACATCGCCCAGACCTACACCTTCCTGACCGTCGACCCCGGCGACCAGGAGTCGTTGACCGCCATGGAGCGCTACCGCGACCAGGTGATGGCCGAGACCACGGCATGGTGGCAGCGGCACACCGGCGGCAGGATCCTGCTGTCGGCCCACGACGACCACGCAGGCTACGTCGCCTCCGACCCCACGACGTACCCGAAGACCCAGGGCTCGTTCCTCCGCGACACCCTGGGCGCGGACTACCTCGCCATCGGCACCACCTTCGACCGGGGCGCGTTCCTCTCCAAGGACGAGGCGCTCGGCGGCGAGTGGAAGAAGTTCACCGTCGGCCCGGCCGGCCCCGGCACGAACGAGTACACGCTCGACCAGGTCCGGTACCGCGACTACTACGCCGACCTGCGCAAGGCCCCTGCCGCAGCCCGCAGCTGGCTGGACATCTCGCGGCCGACATACAACGTCGGCACGCAGTACCCGAACGACAAGACGCCCGAGATCGCCGTCGGCAGGGCCTACGACGTCCTGGTCCACCTCCACACCGTCCGGGAGGCAGGCAAGCTGTAG